A section of the Bradyrhizobium oligotrophicum S58 genome encodes:
- a CDS encoding 2OG-Fe(II) oxygenase, giving the protein MTELTWRADNIETIANFLSAAECDDYVSWGEAIGFNDAPISTSMGMIMAKDVRNNERVMVDDRDRAQALYSRLSRHLAPSFQHRWQPVGLNERLRLYRYDVGQKFDWHRDSHFARDNGERSYFTFLIYLNDDFEGGATSFCDDTGLMPDGPLRIIPEKGMALLFHHPIMHRGDPVIRGRKYVLRTDVMYRRAR; this is encoded by the coding sequence ATGACCGAGCTGACTTGGCGTGCGGACAATATCGAGACGATCGCGAATTTCCTCTCCGCCGCGGAGTGCGATGATTATGTGAGCTGGGGTGAGGCGATCGGCTTCAACGACGCGCCGATCTCGACCTCGATGGGCATGATCATGGCAAAGGACGTGCGCAACAATGAGCGGGTTATGGTCGATGATCGCGATCGCGCGCAGGCGCTCTATTCGCGGCTGAGCCGTCACCTCGCACCGTCGTTCCAGCATCGCTGGCAACCGGTCGGGCTGAACGAGCGACTGCGGCTGTATCGCTACGATGTCGGCCAGAAGTTCGACTGGCATCGCGACAGCCATTTCGCACGCGACAATGGCGAGCGCAGCTATTTCACCTTCCTGATCTATCTCAACGATGATTTCGAAGGTGGGGCGACGTCGTTCTGCGACGACACCGGCCTGATGCCGGATGGTCCGCTGCGCATCATTCCGGAGAAGGGCATGGCACTGCTGTTTCATCATCCAATCATGCATCGGGGCGATCCCGTGATCCGGGGCCGCAAATACGTGCTGCGAACGGACGTGATGTACCGACGCGCGAGATGA
- a CDS encoding slipin family protein: protein MSWHVMTKSVTVADGERALVWRDGQLVRVLGTGRHALLDPLHRLTVQLFDVVKAEYPADRYAVLKAARPDLAAELFEAVETGANEIAIVSLDGRPAHLLTPWQSRVYWKVATRIDVERIDITDDVRVSARHLAMIERNRPGIVTEAVVENHEAGLLHVDGKLADRLAPGRHAFWAVGRKIEVKRLDLRPTALEITAQEMLTKDRIALRVTLTAFRRIVDAEAAVATTPDVDAWLYRLVQFAIREAVASRTLDEVLAAKASLDAELRDYVRARLDGSGVEVTELGVKDVILPGEIRELVNKVVEAERTAKANLIRRQEETAATRSLLNTAKLMEENPLLLRLKELESLERLVEKVGRIDLHAGEGAGLDALLTQLVRLKAPDAA, encoded by the coding sequence ATGAGCTGGCATGTGATGACGAAGTCAGTGACGGTGGCGGATGGGGAGCGGGCGCTGGTCTGGCGTGACGGCCAGCTCGTGCGCGTGCTCGGCACCGGCCGTCATGCGCTGCTCGATCCGCTGCACCGGCTGACGGTCCAGCTGTTCGACGTGGTCAAGGCCGAGTACCCGGCTGATCGCTACGCGGTGCTGAAGGCCGCACGGCCCGATCTCGCCGCCGAGCTGTTCGAGGCGGTGGAGACCGGTGCGAACGAGATCGCGATCGTCAGCCTCGATGGCCGGCCGGCGCATCTGCTCACGCCCTGGCAGAGCCGCGTCTACTGGAAGGTGGCGACGAGGATCGATGTCGAGCGGATCGACATCACCGATGACGTACGCGTCAGCGCGCGGCATCTGGCGATGATCGAGCGCAACCGGCCTGGCATCGTGACCGAGGCGGTGGTCGAGAACCACGAGGCCGGTCTGCTTCATGTCGACGGCAAGCTGGCCGATCGGCTGGCGCCGGGCCGGCACGCCTTCTGGGCCGTCGGCCGCAAGATCGAGGTCAAGCGCCTCGATCTGCGGCCCACCGCGCTCGAGATCACCGCGCAGGAGATGCTGACCAAGGATCGCATCGCACTGCGGGTGACCCTGACGGCGTTCCGGCGGATCGTCGATGCGGAGGCGGCGGTGGCGACCACGCCGGACGTGGATGCGTGGCTGTATCGTTTGGTGCAGTTCGCGATCCGCGAGGCAGTGGCGTCACGCACGCTCGACGAGGTGCTGGCGGCCAAGGCCTCGCTCGATGCCGAGCTGCGCGACTACGTGCGTGCGCGGCTCGACGGCTCGGGCGTCGAGGTGACGGAGCTCGGCGTGAAGGACGTGATCCTGCCCGGCGAGATCCGCGAGCTCGTCAACAAGGTGGTGGAGGCGGAGCGGACGGCGAAGGCCAACCTGATCCGCCGCCAGGAGGAGACCGCGGCGACGCGCTCGCTCCTGAACACCGCCAAGCTGATGGAGGAGAACCCGCTGCTGCTGCGGCTCAAGGAGCTGGAGTCGCTGGAGCGCCTCGTCGAGAAGGTCGGCCGCATCGACCTGCATGCCGGTGAGGGTGCAGGCCTCGACGCGCTGCTGACGCAGCTGGTGCGGCTGAAGGCGCCGGATGCGGCGTGA
- a CDS encoding RtcB family protein, producing the protein MRADPYQERARQLAVEAGLDPDARVERPGQRSMPLWCTFRDAARKEQLAREAGALAETVAGRPQAAQYQNSPLKVFGRHEDATIAQMKNCMAVGNAVAGVICADGHLGYAQPVGGVIAYEKQISISGVGFDIGCGNMAVRLDTQFSAIESDVGAIIKDVAKVISFGIGRKNAERVDHELFDDADAWRESDMGEYRQKAVGQLGTVGSGNHYVDLMRDGDGFVWIGVHFGSRGLGHTSATRYLKAAGGKDGMNVPPAVVDEDSEVGQRYVAAMQLAGRYAYAGREWVTERVRQIIGGVVTDSVHNHHNYAWRETHGGRDLWVVRKGATPAFPGQRGFVGGSMGDDAVIIEGVESEEAKASLYSTVHGAGRLFGRKEAKRRFTRAEMDEWLQGRGVTLIGADLDESPMAYRRLPEVLAEHAGSVKVVHTLRPFAVVMAGDGEFDPFKD; encoded by the coding sequence ATGCGAGCCGATCCCTACCAGGAGCGCGCCCGACAGCTGGCGGTCGAAGCCGGCCTCGATCCGGATGCACGGGTCGAGCGGCCCGGGCAGCGCTCGATGCCGCTGTGGTGCACGTTCCGCGATGCCGCGCGCAAGGAGCAGCTGGCGCGCGAGGCCGGGGCGCTGGCTGAGACGGTCGCGGGCAGGCCGCAGGCGGCGCAGTACCAGAACAGCCCGCTGAAGGTGTTTGGTCGCCATGAGGACGCAACCATCGCGCAGATGAAGAACTGCATGGCGGTCGGCAACGCCGTGGCCGGGGTGATCTGCGCCGACGGTCATCTCGGCTATGCGCAGCCGGTCGGCGGCGTGATCGCCTATGAGAAGCAGATCAGCATCTCCGGTGTCGGCTTCGACATCGGTTGCGGCAACATGGCGGTGCGGCTCGACACGCAGTTCAGCGCGATCGAGTCCGACGTCGGCGCGATCATCAAGGATGTCGCCAAGGTGATCTCGTTCGGCATCGGACGCAAGAACGCCGAGCGGGTCGATCACGAGCTGTTCGACGATGCCGATGCCTGGCGCGAGTCGGATATGGGCGAGTACCGGCAGAAAGCGGTCGGACAGCTCGGCACGGTCGGATCGGGCAACCACTATGTCGATCTGATGCGCGACGGAGACGGCTTCGTCTGGATCGGCGTGCATTTCGGCAGCCGTGGTCTCGGCCACACCTCGGCCACGCGCTACCTCAAGGCCGCCGGCGGCAAGGACGGCATGAACGTGCCGCCCGCCGTGGTCGACGAGGACTCGGAGGTCGGGCAGCGCTACGTCGCCGCGATGCAGCTCGCCGGGCGCTACGCCTATGCGGGACGCGAGTGGGTGACCGAGCGCGTGCGCCAGATCATCGGCGGCGTGGTCACCGACAGCGTGCACAACCACCACAACTATGCCTGGCGTGAGACCCATGGCGGGCGTGATCTGTGGGTGGTGCGCAAGGGCGCGACGCCGGCCTTTCCCGGCCAGCGCGGCTTTGTCGGCGGCTCGATGGGCGACGACGCCGTCATCATCGAGGGCGTCGAGTCGGAGGAGGCCAAGGCCTCGCTGTACTCGACGGTGCACGGTGCCGGCCGCTTGTTCGGCCGCAAGGAGGCCAAGCGGCGTTTCACGCGCGCCGAGATGGACGAATGGCTGCAGGGCCGCGGCGTCACCCTGATCGGGGCCGATCTCGACGAGAGCCCGATGGCCTATCGCCGTCTGCCCGAGGTGCTCGCCGAGCACGCCGGCTCGGTGAAGGTGGTGCATACGCTGCGGCCGTTCGCCGTGGTGATGGCCGGCGACGGCGAGTTCGATCCGTTCAAGGATTGA
- a CDS encoding GIY-YIG nuclease family protein — MAHYVYLLASKKHGTLYLGVTNDLVRRVYEHRTKSVPSFTSRYDIGKLVWFEIYDDAIAAISREKELKKWRRGWKIRLIEEQNPNWDDLYLGICG, encoded by the coding sequence ATGGCGCATTACGTCTATCTGCTTGCGAGCAAGAAGCACGGCACTCTCTATCTGGGCGTGACGAACGATCTCGTGCGTCGCGTGTACGAGCATAGGACGAAGTCTGTACCAAGCTTCACCTCGCGCTATGACATCGGCAAGCTCGTCTGGTTCGAGATCTACGACGACGCCATCGCCGCCATCTCCCGCGAGAAGGAGCTGAAGAAGTGGCGGCGCGGCTGGAAGATCAGGCTGATCGAGGAGCAGAACCCGAATTGGGATGATCTGTACCTAGGCATCTGCGGCTGA
- the groL gene encoding chaperonin GroEL (60 kDa chaperone family; promotes refolding of misfolded polypeptides especially under stressful conditions; forms two stacked rings of heptamers to form a barrel-shaped 14mer; ends can be capped by GroES; misfolded proteins enter the barrel where they are refolded when GroES binds) — protein sequence MSAKDVKFGVEARDRMLRGVDILANAVKVTLGPKGRNVVLDKSFGAPRITKDGVTVAKEIELDDKFENMGAQMVREVASKSADAAGDGTTTATVLAQAIVREGAKAVAAGMNPMDLKRGIDLAVEAVVADLVKNSKKVTSNDEIAQVGTISANGDAEIGKFLADAMKKVGNEGVITVEEAKSLETELDVVEGMQFDRGYISPYFVTNADKMRVEMDDAYILINEKKLSSLNELLPLLEAVVQTGKPLVIVAEDVEGEALATLVVNRLRGGLKVAAVKAPGFGDRRKAMLQDIAILTGGQAISEDLGIKLENVNLSMLGRAKKVMIDKENTTIVNGAGKKADIEARVQQIKAQIEETTSDYDREKLQERLAKLAGGVAVIRVGGATEVEVKERKDRVDDAMHATRAAVEEGILPGGGVALLRASEQLKGLRTKNDDQKTGIEIVRKALSAPARQIAINAGEDGSVIVGKILEKDQYAYGFDSQTGEYVNLVSKGIIDPTKVVRAAIQNAASVAALLITTEAMVAELPKKNAGGPAMPPGGGMGGMDF from the coding sequence ATGTCAGCGAAAGACGTGAAGTTCGGCGTCGAAGCCCGCGACCGCATGCTGCGCGGTGTGGACATCCTCGCCAATGCCGTGAAGGTCACGCTCGGTCCGAAGGGCCGCAACGTCGTCCTCGACAAGTCGTTCGGCGCTCCCCGCATCACCAAGGACGGCGTCACCGTCGCCAAGGAGATCGAGCTCGACGACAAGTTCGAGAACATGGGCGCGCAGATGGTGCGCGAGGTCGCCTCGAAGTCCGCTGACGCGGCCGGCGACGGCACCACCACCGCGACCGTGCTGGCCCAGGCCATCGTCCGCGAGGGCGCCAAGGCCGTTGCCGCCGGCATGAACCCGATGGATCTGAAGCGCGGCATCGACCTCGCGGTCGAGGCGGTCGTGGCCGACCTCGTCAAGAACTCCAAGAAGGTCACGTCGAACGACGAGATCGCCCAGGTCGGCACCATCTCGGCGAACGGCGATGCCGAGATCGGCAAGTTCCTCGCCGACGCGATGAAGAAGGTCGGCAACGAGGGTGTCATCACCGTCGAGGAAGCCAAGTCGCTCGAGACCGAGCTCGACGTCGTCGAGGGCATGCAGTTCGACCGCGGCTACATCTCGCCCTACTTCGTCACCAACGCCGACAAGATGCGCGTCGAGATGGATGACGCCTACATCCTGATCAACGAGAAGAAGCTGTCGTCGCTGAACGAGTTGCTGCCGCTGCTCGAGGCCGTGGTGCAGACCGGCAAGCCGCTGGTCATCGTCGCCGAGGACGTCGAGGGCGAGGCTCTGGCCACCCTGGTCGTCAACCGCCTGCGTGGCGGCCTGAAGGTCGCCGCCGTCAAGGCGCCGGGCTTCGGCGATCGCCGCAAGGCCATGCTGCAGGACATCGCGATCCTGACCGGCGGCCAGGCGATCTCGGAAGACCTCGGCATCAAGCTCGAGAACGTCAACCTCTCCATGCTCGGCCGCGCCAAGAAGGTGATGATCGACAAGGAGAACACCACCATCGTCAACGGCGCCGGCAAGAAGGCCGACATCGAGGCGCGAGTTCAGCAGATCAAGGCGCAGATCGAGGAGACCACCTCGGACTACGACCGTGAGAAGCTGCAGGAGCGTCTGGCCAAGCTCGCGGGCGGCGTCGCGGTGATCCGCGTCGGCGGCGCGACCGAGGTCGAGGTCAAGGAGCGCAAGGATCGCGTGGATGACGCGATGCATGCGACCCGCGCGGCTGTCGAGGAAGGCATCCTGCCGGGCGGCGGCGTCGCCCTGCTCCGTGCCTCCGAGCAGCTCAAGGGCCTGCGCACCAAGAACGACGACCAGAAGACCGGCATCGAGATCGTCCGCAAGGCGCTCTCCGCCCCGGCCCGCCAGATCGCGATCAACGCGGGCGAGGACGGCTCGGTCATCGTCGGCAAGATCCTGGAGAAGGACCAGTACGCCTATGGCTTCGACAGCCAGACCGGCGAGTACGTCAACCTGGTCTCCAAGGGCATCATCGACCCGACCAAGGTGGTTCGCGCCGCGATCCAGAACGCCGCCTCCGTGGCTGCGCTGCTGATCACGACCGAGGCCATGGTCGCCGAGCTGCCGAAGAAGAACGCCGGCGGCCCCGCGATGCCTCCGGGCGGCGGCATGGGCGGCATGGACTTCTAA
- a CDS encoding FkbM family methyltransferase translates to MQIPERKLAFVLASTNQGTMIVNRLDYRMVDANRGYGVGFQILNTGAFDPGEVQLAVRLLGVRRRHYGDGAVAIDCGANIGVHTVEWAKAMTGWGSVLSIEAQERIYYALAGNIAINNCFNAIAIHAAVSSERGVLNIPSPNYLTPSSFGSLELRQRPNTEFIGQAIDYANDTVEVRKLPLDDFNLPRCDLIKIDVEGMEIEALEGAAATIERCTPIMLVEKIKTDADQLRQWFDRRGYKTIDADINMVAIHSRDKSLADIIPQQA, encoded by the coding sequence ATGCAGATCCCCGAACGGAAGCTGGCCTTCGTTCTGGCCTCGACCAATCAAGGTACGATGATCGTCAACCGGCTCGACTATCGCATGGTCGACGCCAACCGCGGCTACGGTGTCGGCTTCCAGATCCTCAACACCGGCGCCTTCGATCCGGGAGAGGTGCAACTCGCCGTTCGCCTGCTCGGGGTGCGCCGCAGGCACTATGGCGACGGCGCGGTCGCGATCGACTGCGGCGCCAATATCGGCGTCCACACCGTCGAATGGGCGAAGGCGATGACCGGCTGGGGATCCGTGCTCTCGATCGAGGCGCAGGAGCGGATCTACTACGCGCTTGCCGGCAATATCGCGATCAACAACTGCTTCAACGCGATCGCCATCCATGCCGCGGTGTCCTCGGAGCGCGGCGTGCTCAATATCCCGAGCCCGAACTATCTGACGCCGTCGAGCTTCGGCAGCCTCGAGCTGCGCCAGCGTCCCAATACCGAGTTCATCGGCCAGGCCATCGACTACGCCAACGACACCGTCGAGGTGCGCAAGCTGCCGCTGGACGATTTCAACCTGCCGCGCTGCGATCTGATCAAGATCGACGTCGAGGGCATGGAGATCGAGGCGCTCGAAGGCGCCGCGGCAACGATCGAACGCTGTACGCCGATCATGCTGGTCGAGAAGATCAAGACCGATGCCGACCAGCTGCGGCAATGGTTCGATCGCCGCGGCTACAAGACCATCGACGCCGACATCAACATGGTCGCGATCCACAGCCGGGACAAGTCGCTGGCGGACATCATTCCGCAGCAGGCCTGA
- a CDS encoding glycosyltransferase family 39 protein, whose translation MIPAAGADDARLVRNVWLTIAGLVVVRLIASAVTPITFDEAYYWMWSKHLAGGYYDHPPMVAVVIRLGTMIAGDTEFGVRVVSILLGLPMSYAVYRAAEILFGRVRVAATAALLLNVTLMAAVGTLIVTPDAPLLVASSFVLLFCAKVLETGRGVWWLGVGAAVGAALLSKYTAMFFGAAILIWLLAVPKMRPWLVSPWPYLGGLVAFAIFSPVILWNADHQWVSFIKQLGRARIEDFRPVYIAELVPTQFVFATPLVFILGVMGLYALARRRAGEAASRVLVEVMVWVIVAYFFWHGLHARVEANWFAPIYPAFVVAAAAAAHLVAWQPREQRTATFCLRWALPAGIVMFVALIVQANTGWLSGYRRDATVRSVGVGWRPLAAEIEAARVRAGASCVLAMDYGTTAWLSFYLPPGTCVLQPIQRIRWVNFPEPDAGQLAGTQLFVDEAQIGPRFYVSDSFARVEKVGEAARKRGPLTIETYAFYALSQPRGEVLDRTPPPELQR comes from the coding sequence GCAGGCGCCGACGACGCCCGGCTGGTCCGCAATGTCTGGCTGACCATCGCCGGCCTCGTCGTTGTCAGGCTGATCGCCTCCGCGGTCACGCCGATCACCTTCGACGAAGCCTATTATTGGATGTGGTCGAAGCATCTCGCCGGCGGCTATTACGATCATCCGCCGATGGTCGCGGTCGTGATCCGTCTGGGCACGATGATCGCCGGCGACACCGAGTTCGGCGTCCGCGTCGTCTCGATCCTGCTCGGCCTTCCCATGAGCTACGCAGTCTATCGCGCAGCCGAGATCCTGTTCGGCCGCGTACGCGTGGCGGCGACTGCGGCGCTGCTGCTCAACGTCACGCTGATGGCCGCCGTGGGCACGCTGATCGTGACGCCCGATGCGCCGCTGCTGGTGGCCTCGAGCTTCGTGCTGTTGTTCTGCGCCAAGGTTCTGGAGACGGGCAGGGGCGTCTGGTGGCTCGGCGTCGGCGCCGCGGTCGGTGCGGCGCTGCTGTCGAAATACACCGCGATGTTCTTCGGCGCCGCGATCCTGATCTGGCTGCTCGCCGTGCCGAAGATGCGTCCCTGGCTGGTGTCGCCCTGGCCCTATCTTGGCGGCCTTGTGGCATTCGCGATCTTCTCGCCCGTCATCCTCTGGAATGCCGATCACCAATGGGTGTCGTTCATCAAGCAGCTCGGCCGCGCCAGGATCGAGGACTTCCGGCCGGTCTACATCGCCGAGCTCGTTCCCACCCAGTTCGTGTTCGCCACACCGCTCGTCTTCATCCTCGGCGTGATGGGCCTCTACGCGCTGGCGCGGCGCAGGGCAGGCGAGGCGGCCTCGCGCGTGCTGGTCGAGGTCATGGTGTGGGTCATCGTGGCCTATTTCTTCTGGCACGGGCTGCATGCCCGGGTCGAAGCCAACTGGTTCGCGCCGATCTATCCGGCCTTCGTCGTGGCTGCGGCTGCTGCTGCGCATCTCGTCGCCTGGCAACCGCGCGAGCAGCGCACCGCGACCTTCTGCCTGCGCTGGGCGTTGCCTGCCGGCATCGTGATGTTCGTGGCGCTGATCGTGCAGGCCAACACCGGCTGGCTGTCGGGCTACCGGCGCGACGCCACCGTGCGCAGCGTCGGCGTCGGGTGGCGACCGCTGGCGGCCGAGATCGAGGCGGCCCGCGTCCGGGCCGGCGCCTCCTGCGTGCTCGCTATGGATTATGGCACCACCGCCTGGCTGTCGTTCTACCTGCCGCCGGGGACCTGCGTGCTGCAGCCGATCCAGCGGATACGCTGGGTCAATTTTCCGGAGCCCGACGCCGGCCAGCTCGCGGGCACGCAGCTGTTCGTGGATGAAGCGCAGATCGGGCCGCGGTTCTACGTCAGCGATTCTTTCGCTCGCGTCGAGAAGGTCGGCGAGGCCGCGCGCAAGCGGGGCCCTCTGACGATCGAAACCTACGCGTTCTACGCGCTCAGCCAGCCCAGGGGCGAGGTCCTCGATCGCACCCCTCCGCCGGAGCTGCAGCGCTGA
- a CDS encoding DUF2778 domain-containing protein codes for MSNSRAALAVRNRRKSSLIAFSHKLIGGAAIACLIGGCAVTVYTKIIAADAYPTLGSIDQEEPVRPAPRLATRSAADAVGDAFSAFPEAMPAATVAVITPQMFNDRFGAAVPQGIASNAAAGAPPLPKLADAAPRPVETKSSEMKSAEIKPAETAKVAEAPKKDVRPPMQLALANPNPKQPPAAAPAQSAEANAPKSGFSLRAMTERAKAAVLSLSGDRHSIQEKLWGKPENQDGGLLAYASADANITATISKDPTGGGRPPYDTSTAVYDISAKAVYLPDGTKLEAHSGLGDNLDNPRSEKIKMRGVTPPHIYELKPREALFHGVPALRLNPIGGEDAIHGRNGLLAHTFMLGPNGDSNGCVSFRDYSAFLDAYKNKGIRKLAVLARID; via the coding sequence ATGAGTAACAGTCGAGCTGCGTTGGCCGTACGAAACCGCAGGAAATCTTCCCTGATCGCGTTCTCTCACAAATTGATCGGTGGCGCGGCAATCGCATGCCTGATCGGGGGCTGCGCGGTGACGGTCTATACCAAGATCATCGCCGCCGACGCCTATCCGACCCTGGGCAGCATCGATCAGGAAGAGCCTGTGCGCCCGGCGCCGCGGCTCGCAACACGCAGCGCGGCCGACGCCGTCGGCGATGCCTTCTCGGCATTCCCAGAGGCCATGCCGGCCGCCACCGTCGCCGTCATCACACCGCAGATGTTCAACGACCGCTTCGGCGCCGCCGTCCCGCAGGGCATCGCCTCCAACGCCGCCGCTGGCGCGCCGCCGCTGCCCAAGCTCGCGGACGCTGCGCCCCGGCCGGTCGAGACCAAGTCCTCCGAGATGAAGTCTGCCGAGATCAAGCCGGCCGAGACCGCGAAGGTCGCCGAGGCGCCGAAGAAGGACGTCCGGCCGCCGATGCAGCTGGCGCTGGCCAATCCGAATCCCAAGCAGCCGCCGGCCGCGGCGCCCGCACAGAGCGCCGAGGCCAATGCGCCGAAGAGCGGCTTCTCGCTGCGCGCGATGACCGAGCGCGCCAAGGCCGCCGTGCTTTCGCTGTCCGGCGACCGCCATTCGATCCAGGAGAAGCTCTGGGGCAAGCCGGAGAACCAGGACGGCGGGCTGCTCGCCTACGCTTCGGCTGATGCCAACATCACCGCGACGATCAGCAAGGACCCGACGGGCGGCGGCCGACCGCCCTATGACACCAGCACGGCGGTCTACGACATTTCGGCCAAGGCGGTGTACCTGCCGGACGGCACCAAGCTCGAGGCGCATTCGGGCCTCGGCGACAATCTCGACAATCCGCGATCGGAGAAGATCAAGATGCGCGGCGTCACGCCGCCGCACATCTATGAGCTGAAACCGCGCGAGGCGCTGTTCCACGGCGTCCCGGCGCTGCGGCTCAACCCGATCGGCGGCGAGGATGCGATCCACGGCCGCAACGGCCTTCTGGCCCACACCTTCATGCTCGGGCCGAACGGCGATTCCAACGGCTGCGTCTCGTTCCGCGACTACTCCGCCTTCCTCGATGCCTACAAGAACAAGGGCATCCGCAAGCTCGCCGTGCTCGCCCGCATCGACTGA
- a CDS encoding usg protein: MASKGEVSEDFRKQVLGYGLTTAQILYRMPDHRSLLQTYVWQNYDLFPKFPALKDFLAFWEEKIEGPLYSVTVAHSKLIKPAELRAVDGVFVLH, from the coding sequence ATGGCGTCGAAGGGTGAAGTTTCCGAGGACTTTCGGAAACAGGTCTTGGGTTACGGGCTGACGACCGCGCAGATCCTGTATCGGATGCCGGATCACCGCTCGCTGCTGCAGACCTACGTCTGGCAGAACTACGACCTGTTCCCGAAATTCCCGGCTCTGAAGGATTTCCTGGCGTTCTGGGAGGAGAAGATCGAGGGCCCCTTGTACTCGGTCACGGTGGCGCATTCCAAGCTGATCAAGCCGGCCGAGCTGCGCGCCGTCGACGGCGTGTTCGTGCTGCATTGA
- the groES gene encoding co-chaperone GroES gives MAFRPLHDRVVVKRIDAEEKTAGGIIIPDSAKEKPSQGEVIAVGPGARDESGKLVPLDVQVGDRVLFGKWSGTEVKIDGQELLIMKESDIMGVITDTAAKKKAA, from the coding sequence ATGGCTTTCCGTCCGCTTCACGACCGCGTCGTGGTCAAGCGCATCGACGCCGAAGAGAAGACCGCTGGCGGCATCATCATTCCCGACTCGGCCAAGGAAAAGCCCTCGCAGGGCGAAGTGATCGCGGTGGGCCCGGGCGCCCGCGACGAGAGCGGCAAGCTGGTCCCGCTCGACGTCCAGGTCGGCGATCGCGTGCTGTTCGGCAAGTGGTCGGGCACCGAGGTCAAGATCGACGGCCAGGAGCTGCTCATCATGAAGGAAAGCGACATCATGGGCGTGATCACCGACACCGCGGCAAAGAAGAAGGCCGCCTAA
- the lepB gene encoding signal peptidase I, which translates to MTSVDAGEVRRRQEPWWAIAAIFVAGFVLLCLLLASPVLIRTFLFQPFNIPSSSNIPTLLVGDVFFVSKYPYGYSRFTWPLPWPSSLPPSARIWGATPARGDVVAFFLPKDNATVYIKRIVGLPGDRVQMKDGVLYINDTAVARERVEDLTGEPACGGDASERVKRWRETLPNGVSYETLDCVDNGFFDNTSVYVVPAGHLFMMGDNRDNSTDSRVLSAIGYVPIENVIGRAAMIFFSTAAAEKGKPGRIRFERIGTMVR; encoded by the coding sequence ATGACGAGCGTGGACGCCGGAGAGGTCAGGCGACGGCAGGAGCCGTGGTGGGCGATCGCGGCCATCTTCGTCGCAGGTTTTGTGCTGCTGTGCCTGCTGCTGGCCTCGCCGGTGCTGATCCGCACCTTTCTGTTTCAGCCGTTCAACATTCCATCATCCTCGAACATTCCAACTCTTCTTGTCGGCGATGTCTTCTTCGTGTCGAAATATCCCTATGGCTACAGCCGCTTCACGTGGCCGCTGCCCTGGCCATCCTCCTTGCCGCCCTCGGCGCGGATCTGGGGCGCGACGCCGGCGCGCGGCGACGTGGTCGCATTCTTCCTGCCGAAGGACAATGCGACCGTCTACATCAAGCGCATCGTCGGACTGCCCGGCGATCGTGTCCAGATGAAGGACGGAGTGCTCTACATCAACGACACAGCCGTCGCGCGCGAGCGGGTCGAGGATCTGACCGGAGAGCCAGCCTGCGGCGGCGATGCGAGCGAGCGCGTCAAGCGCTGGCGCGAGACCCTGCCGAACGGCGTGAGCTACGAGACGCTCGATTGCGTGGACAACGGCTTCTTCGACAACACCAGCGTCTATGTCGTGCCCGCCGGCCACCTGTTCATGATGGGCGACAACCGCGACAACTCCACCGACAGCCGCGTGCTTAGCGCGATCGGCTATGTGCCGATCGAGAACGTCATAGGTCGCGCCGCCATGATCTTCTTCTCGACAGCGGCCGCCGAGAAAGGCAAGCCGGGTCGGATCCGCTTCGAGCGGATCGGGACGATGGTGAGGTAG
- a CDS encoding HNH endonuclease produces the protein MSATNPALVLNADFQPLSYFPLSVFGWEDAIRAVVSGSHVVVAEYDRVVRSPSVTMRLPSVIALRDYVRPAMRVPFTRFNVFLRDRFTCQYCGGRHLHGELTFDHVVPRADGGETSWTNIVAACSPCNARKDRRYLKPRRPPFEPTRHELMAAQRLFPPRFLHETWQDYLYWDAELER, from the coding sequence ATGTCAGCAACGAACCCGGCGCTCGTTCTCAACGCCGATTTCCAGCCGCTGAGCTACTTTCCGCTGTCGGTGTTCGGCTGGGAGGATGCGATCAGGGCCGTGGTCAGCGGATCGCACGTCGTCGTTGCGGAGTACGATCGCGTCGTTCGCAGCCCGAGCGTGACGATGCGGCTGCCGTCGGTGATCGCGCTGCGCGACTACGTCAGGCCGGCGATGCGGGTGCCGTTCACGCGCTTCAACGTCTTCCTGCGCGATCGCTTCACGTGTCAGTACTGCGGCGGCCGTCATCTCCACGGAGAGCTGACGTTCGATCACGTGGTGCCGCGGGCGGACGGCGGCGAGACGTCGTGGACGAACATCGTCGCGGCGTGCAGTCCGTGCAATGCGCGCAAGGACCGGCGCTACCTCAAGCCGCGGCGGCCGCCTTTCGAGCCGACGCGGCACGAGCTGATGGCCGCGCAACGCCTGTTCCCGCCGCGATTCCTGCACGAGACGTGGCAGGACTATCTGTATTGGGACGCGGAGCTGGAGCGGTGA